One window of the Arthrobacter sp. zg-Y919 genome contains the following:
- a CDS encoding TetR/AcrR family transcriptional regulator, translated as MPRITAPTVAEHRAAQQRALLDAARTLLARTGEAPSMADVAALAGLARPSAYQYYKSRQDLLHALVLDVFPRWTQRVREAMDAEPEPADRIMAYVLTNIRLVAEGEHAVGNALAAVAPGEELDNQSAMMHRQLLTPLVETLTAMGVPDPLVTAELINAIVHSSTRLLESGTGPEMVEDRVRELLGPYVRENRTLTAPEDSP; from the coding sequence GTGCCCCGAATCACTGCGCCCACGGTGGCCGAACACCGGGCGGCACAGCAGCGGGCGCTGCTGGACGCGGCACGCACCCTCCTGGCCCGCACCGGCGAGGCCCCCAGCATGGCCGACGTGGCTGCGCTGGCGGGCCTTGCCCGTCCGAGCGCCTACCAGTACTACAAGTCCCGCCAGGACCTCCTCCATGCCCTGGTGCTGGATGTTTTCCCGCGCTGGACGCAGCGGGTGCGGGAAGCAATGGATGCGGAGCCGGAACCCGCTGACCGCATCATGGCTTACGTGCTCACGAACATCCGCCTGGTGGCGGAGGGTGAGCACGCCGTCGGGAACGCGCTGGCCGCCGTCGCCCCGGGCGAGGAACTCGACAACCAAAGTGCCATGATGCACCGCCAGCTGCTCACTCCGCTGGTGGAGACGCTGACCGCGATGGGCGTTCCGGATCCGCTGGTGACGGCCGAACTCATCAACGCCATCGTGCATTCGTCCACCCGGCTGCTGGAGTCCGGCACCGGGCCGGAGATGGTCGAGGACCGTGTTCGGGAACTCCTCGGCCCCTACGTCCGCGAAAACCGCACCCTCACCGCACCGGAGGACTCTCCGTGA